Within Cellulophaga sp. L1A9, the genomic segment CATTCGTTTTTGGCTTCCAGATCCAAGAGCGTTCAAAATGTGTTGTATCCCTATCTACATTGAATGTAAATTTTAATTCATTTACTTTCTTCCAATTTTCATACCCATTGGCCTGTGCTACTTGTTCCAAAATAGTGAGTTCAGGAGCGGGAATAGTTGTTGTCGTTTCTTTTTTGTCGGTTTTGCAACTCATGGATAGAAGAATGAGAACAACGGTAATGCCTATGTATTTTTTCATTTTTTGAACTTTTTAACAAAGATAATGGCTTTTGGGGCTACTTAAATTAAATCCTTAGGTTTTAGAGTGTAACAATTAGCGATATTTTGATTAATTTTGATATTCAATAAGAAATAAAAAAATGAGTTCAAAAAAAGGAAAAATACAAGAGGCTATAGACGAAAAAATGTTAGAAGAGCGTAAAGTCTTCCTTTGGGGAATGGTCGATGACGATTCTGCAAAGCATGTAATTGATCGTTTATTGTATCTCGATATGCAAAACGATAAAGAAATTCAATTATACATCAACAGTCCAGGTGGTTATGTAACTTCTGGTTTTGCAATGTATGATACTATAAAATCGCTTAAGAGTCCGGTTTCAACTATTTGTACTGGGTTGGCAGCATCTATGGGATCTATTTTATTATCTGTTGGTAAAAAAGGAAGACGTTTTATTCAACCACATGCTCAGGTGATGATTCATCAGCCTAGTGGTGGTGCTAGAGGGCAAGCTTCTAATATTGAAATCCAGGCGAAAGAGATAATCAAAACAAAAGAACTTAGTGCACGTATTTTAGCAGAAAACTGTGGTCAAGATTACGATCGCGTAATGAAAGATTTTGATCGTGACTATTGGATGGGAGCAGAAGAGTCTATTGCTTACGGAATAGTAGATGGTATTTTAGAATAAATAATGTTTTTACACCTATAAAACTAAAAATCCTTCGCGAGTAAAAGTGAAGGATTTTTTAGTTGTTGTTACTTTAGTGGGCATATACTTTCCCAGAAATAGGAATACATGATACAAACTCAAAAAAAGATAGCCATTATCGGCTCAGGTTTAGTTGGTTCTTTATTAGCGATATATTTAAAAAAATATGGCCATGACATTACGGTATTTGATCGTAGACCAGACATTCGGAATGTAGAATTTTCGGGGAGATCTATAAACTTAGCCATGAGTAATAGGGGGTGGAATGCACTCCATGAAGTAGGTATCGAAGAAGAGATTAAGAAAATTGCAATTCCCTTAGATAAACGTGCCATGCATGTGGTAGGTCAGCCAGAATATTATCAAAAATATGGTAAAGAAGGCGAAGCTATTTGGTCTATTTCACGTGGCGTCCTCAACCGTAAAATGATTGATCTTGCTGAAGAAGCAGGGGTTGTTTTTAAGTTTGAAGAAAAAGTTTGGGATGTAGATTTACCAGAAGGGAAGTTATTTACCGGGGAAACCGAAAAAGGAGCGTGGCAAGAATACCAATACGATTTAATTTTTGGGTGTGACGGTGCTTTCTCGCGTGTTCGTCATAAAATGCAACGTAGAAGTAGGTTTGATTATTCTCAAGATTTTATTGATGTTGGGTATAAGGAGTTAACCATTGCAGCAAATGAAGATGGTACGCACAAGTTAGACAGACATTCATTTCATATTTGGCCAAGGGGTAAGTTTATGCTTATTGCAATGCCTAACCTTGATGGTAGTTTTACCTGTACCTTGTTTATGCCTTTTGAAGGCGATGTTTCTTTTGAAAACATTAAAACAAATGAAGACGCTAAGGACTTCTTTAAAACCTATTTCCCTAATGTGATGCAGGATTTGGATAACCTGTTGTTAGACTTCTTTAAAAACCCAACTAGCGCTATGGTAACGATGAAATGTTTTCCATGGACCTATTGGGATAAAGTTGCTCTTGTGGGTGATTCTGCACACGCTATAGTGCCTTTCTATGGACAAGGAATGAATGCAGGCTTTGAGGATATCTTTATACTGGATTCTTTAATCAAGGAACATACTAATGACTGGCATGCTATTTTTGAAGCCTATGAAACAGCACGTAAGCCTAACGCAGATGCTATTGCGGAATTAAGCTATCGCAATTTCATGGAAATGAGTAGCAAAACAGCAGATCCTAAGTTTTTACTACAGAAGAAAATAGAAAAGCATTTTGCAGCGCAATATCCTGACAAATGGGTTCCAGTGTACTCCAGAGTAACTTTTTCAGACAGACCTTATGCAGAAGCCTTGGCAGAGGGAGATGCACAAGAAGCTATTATGCATGAAGTAATGAAGTTACCAAATATTGAAGAAAAATGGGATAGCCAGGAAGTAGAAAATTTAATTCTTAGCTTGTTGTAATTTTAGTATGGCGAATTCATTTCACTTTGCCGCATAGGCATGGCATCTATTAATGAAATGATAGTCTTTGCAGGGACAATAAAAGCGTTTTTTAATTTTATACCGCCATCTTTCCCTAATAAAATCAATCCGCTAAAATCTTTTTCTTGGTACGTTTCAAGTCCACT encodes:
- a CDS encoding ClpP family protease, which codes for MSSKKGKIQEAIDEKMLEERKVFLWGMVDDDSAKHVIDRLLYLDMQNDKEIQLYINSPGGYVTSGFAMYDTIKSLKSPVSTICTGLAASMGSILLSVGKKGRRFIQPHAQVMIHQPSGGARGQASNIEIQAKEIIKTKELSARILAENCGQDYDRVMKDFDRDYWMGAEESIAYGIVDGILE
- a CDS encoding NAD(P)/FAD-dependent oxidoreductase, giving the protein MIQTQKKIAIIGSGLVGSLLAIYLKKYGHDITVFDRRPDIRNVEFSGRSINLAMSNRGWNALHEVGIEEEIKKIAIPLDKRAMHVVGQPEYYQKYGKEGEAIWSISRGVLNRKMIDLAEEAGVVFKFEEKVWDVDLPEGKLFTGETEKGAWQEYQYDLIFGCDGAFSRVRHKMQRRSRFDYSQDFIDVGYKELTIAANEDGTHKLDRHSFHIWPRGKFMLIAMPNLDGSFTCTLFMPFEGDVSFENIKTNEDAKDFFKTYFPNVMQDLDNLLLDFFKNPTSAMVTMKCFPWTYWDKVALVGDSAHAIVPFYGQGMNAGFEDIFILDSLIKEHTNDWHAIFEAYETARKPNADAIAELSYRNFMEMSSKTADPKFLLQKKIEKHFAAQYPDKWVPVYSRVTFSDRPYAEALAEGDAQEAIMHEVMKLPNIEEKWDSQEVENLILSLL